The Nocardia arthritidis genome has a window encoding:
- the hydA gene encoding dihydropyrimidinase → MKTFIHGGTVVSATGSQPLDVLVDDETIVAVLQPGSTALGADLKANADVVIDATGKYVIPGGVDGHTHMQMPFGGTEASDTFETGTRAAAWGGTTTIIDFVVQKPGERVQDTLNLWHQKAAGQCAIDYGFHQIVGEVNDESLKGMAELVSEGVTSFKLFMAYPGVFYSDDGRILRAMQSAGDLGALLMMHAENGIAIDVLVAQSVARGDTAPYFHGTSRPWQLEEEATHRAIMLAQLTGAPLYVVHVSAKQALEQIAAARGNGQNVFGETCPQYLYLSLEEQLGAPGFEGAKWVCSTPLRSRAEGHQDALWRYIRTGDVTAVSTDHCPFCMKDQKELGIGDFSKIPNGIGGVEHRMDLMFQGVKNGWISPERWVEVCCTTPARMFGMYPRKGVISPGADADIVIYDPNGHTSIGYGKTHHMNMDHSAWEGFEIDGHVDTVLSRGRVIVDGGRYSGSTGHGRFVKRGLSQNLI, encoded by the coding sequence ATGAAGACATTCATCCATGGCGGCACGGTGGTCTCGGCCACCGGATCGCAACCGCTGGACGTGCTCGTCGACGACGAAACCATTGTCGCCGTACTGCAACCCGGTTCCACCGCGCTCGGCGCGGACCTGAAGGCCAACGCCGACGTCGTCATCGACGCCACCGGCAAATACGTGATTCCCGGTGGCGTCGACGGACATACGCATATGCAGATGCCGTTCGGCGGCACCGAGGCCTCCGACACCTTCGAAACCGGAACCCGCGCGGCCGCCTGGGGCGGCACCACCACCATCATCGACTTCGTGGTGCAGAAGCCCGGCGAGCGCGTCCAGGACACGCTGAACCTGTGGCATCAGAAGGCCGCGGGCCAGTGCGCCATCGATTACGGCTTCCATCAGATCGTCGGCGAGGTGAACGACGAATCCCTCAAGGGGATGGCCGAATTGGTGTCGGAGGGGGTCACCAGCTTCAAGCTGTTCATGGCCTACCCCGGCGTCTTCTACTCCGACGACGGGCGGATCCTGCGGGCCATGCAGTCGGCGGGCGACCTCGGCGCACTGCTGATGATGCACGCGGAGAACGGAATAGCGATCGATGTGCTGGTCGCCCAGTCCGTCGCGCGCGGCGACACCGCACCCTACTTCCACGGCACATCGCGGCCGTGGCAACTGGAGGAGGAGGCCACCCACCGCGCCATCATGCTGGCCCAATTGACCGGCGCGCCTTTATATGTCGTGCACGTCTCGGCGAAGCAGGCGCTGGAGCAGATCGCCGCCGCGCGCGGCAACGGGCAGAACGTCTTCGGCGAAACCTGTCCGCAGTATCTGTACCTCTCGCTCGAAGAACAGTTGGGCGCACCGGGTTTCGAGGGCGCCAAATGGGTGTGCTCGACACCGCTGCGGTCCAGGGCCGAGGGGCACCAGGACGCGCTGTGGCGCTATATCCGCACCGGTGACGTCACCGCGGTCAGCACCGATCACTGCCCGTTCTGCATGAAAGATCAGAAGGAACTCGGCATCGGCGATTTCAGCAAGATTCCCAATGGGATCGGCGGCGTCGAACACCGGATGGACCTGATGTTCCAGGGTGTCAAGAACGGCTGGATCTCGCCGGAGCGCTGGGTGGAGGTCTGCTGTACCACGCCGGCGCGGATGTTCGGCATGTATCCGCGCAAGGGCGTGATCAGCCCGGGCGCCGACGCCGATATCGTGATCTACGACCCCAACGGGCACACGAGCATCGGGTACGGCAAGACCCACCACATGAATATGGACCATTCCGCTTGGGAGGGTTTCGAGATCGACGGCCACGTCGACACGGTGCTGTCGCGGGGCCGGGTGATCGTGGACGGCGGCCGGTATTCGGGCAGCACGGGCCACGGCCGGTTCGTGAAACGCGGACTCTCGCAGAACCTCATCTGA
- a CDS encoding ABC transporter permease produces the protein MTLRGFGGRGARAGYAVAAFALLAALWELVKYLVPEQGLSVGGQRLLPRTTNAAMPHVWSVVTVLGERDGKSTVGATLLRTAGFTLGLALLALVLGTVVGVLLAVLMQRFAFVERGLLPYIVVSQTVPLIALAPLVAGWGGKIVIAGQPWQPWMSIAVIASYLAFFPVAVGMLRGLQAPAKASVELLHSYSASWWQTLVRLRFPAAVPHLLPALRLAAAASVIGAVVAEISTGTAGGIGRQIIVFAQQATGDAARLYAAVLAAALLGVVVTTVVALIEFALRRYSRPAGARDSGGTR, from the coding sequence GTGACGCTGCGTGGATTCGGCGGCCGCGGCGCGCGAGCCGGGTACGCGGTCGCCGCGTTCGCGCTGCTCGCCGCGCTGTGGGAGCTGGTGAAATACCTTGTGCCGGAACAAGGTTTGAGCGTCGGCGGGCAGCGCCTGCTGCCGCGCACCACCAATGCGGCGATGCCGCACGTGTGGTCGGTGGTGACCGTGCTCGGGGAGCGGGACGGGAAGTCGACCGTCGGCGCGACCCTGCTGCGCACCGCCGGATTCACCCTCGGGCTGGCCCTGCTCGCCCTGGTGCTCGGCACGGTGGTGGGCGTGCTGCTCGCGGTGCTGATGCAGCGGTTCGCCTTCGTCGAACGCGGACTGCTGCCGTATATCGTTGTCTCGCAGACGGTTCCGCTGATCGCCCTGGCTCCGCTCGTCGCCGGGTGGGGCGGCAAGATCGTTATCGCGGGGCAGCCGTGGCAGCCGTGGATGAGCATCGCGGTGATCGCGTCGTATCTGGCGTTCTTCCCGGTGGCGGTGGGTATGCTGCGCGGGCTGCAGGCACCGGCCAAGGCGTCGGTCGAACTGCTGCACAGTTATTCGGCGAGCTGGTGGCAGACGCTGGTACGGCTGCGCTTCCCGGCCGCGGTTCCGCATCTGCTGCCCGCGCTGCGGCTGGCCGCCGCCGCCTCGGTGATCGGCGCGGTGGTCGCCGAGATCTCCACCGGCACCGCGGGCGGAATCGGCCGCCAGATCATCGTTTTCGCGCAACAGGCGACCGGTGACGCGGCCCGGCTCTACGCCGCCGTGCTGGCGGCCGCGCTGCTGGGCGTCGTGGTGACCACCGTCGTCGCCTTGATCGAATTCGCATTGCGCCGCTACAGCCGTCCCGCGGGAGCGCGCGACTCAGGAGGTACCCGTTGA
- a CDS encoding ABC transporter ATP-binding protein, with the protein MSAVAEPGDRVPAVELAHVGKIFQAGSVTALQDVSLTVAAGEFVSLIGPSGCGKSTLLRIIADLEEPTSGTVAVHGKTARRARIDQDYGIAFQQAGLLDWRTVQANVELPLELHKVPKRERRTRSAELLEMAGLTEFARRYPAELSGGMQQRVAIARALARKPSLLLMDEPFGALDEMTRERMQAELLRIAEETGAAVVFVTHSIPEAVFLSDRVVVMSPRPGRITEIVPTGWDRTDADADDIRSSTPFFDAVAAVRAALHGGHGARVAGRELR; encoded by the coding sequence ATTTCGGCCGTCGCCGAACCCGGAGACCGGGTACCCGCGGTCGAACTCGCGCACGTCGGGAAGATCTTCCAGGCCGGATCGGTCACCGCGCTGCAGGACGTCTCGCTCACCGTCGCGGCGGGCGAATTCGTCTCGCTCATCGGACCTTCCGGCTGCGGCAAGTCCACCCTGCTGCGGATCATCGCCGATCTGGAGGAGCCGACCAGCGGCACCGTGGCGGTACACGGCAAAACGGCCCGCCGGGCCCGGATCGATCAGGACTACGGCATCGCGTTCCAACAGGCCGGATTGCTGGATTGGCGCACGGTACAGGCGAATGTGGAGCTGCCGCTCGAGCTGCACAAGGTGCCCAAGCGCGAACGCCGAACGCGCAGTGCGGAATTGCTGGAGATGGCCGGGCTCACCGAATTCGCCCGGCGCTATCCGGCCGAACTGTCCGGCGGCATGCAGCAGCGGGTGGCCATCGCCAGGGCGCTGGCCCGCAAACCGTCGCTGCTGCTGATGGACGAGCCGTTCGGCGCGCTGGACGAGATGACCAGGGAGCGGATGCAGGCCGAGTTGCTGCGCATCGCCGAGGAGACCGGCGCCGCGGTGGTTTTCGTGACGCATTCGATTCCGGAGGCGGTATTCCTGTCCGACCGGGTGGTGGTGATGTCGCCGCGGCCCGGCCGGATCACCGAGATCGTGCCGACCGGCTGGGATCGCACCGATGCCGACGCCGACGATATCCGTTCCAGCACACCGTTTTTCGACGCTGTCGCGGCGGTGCGCGCGGCGCTGCACGGCGGGCACGGCGCCCGGGTGGCCGGACGGGAGCTGCGATGA
- a CDS encoding aspartate aminotransferase family protein yields MTDHVFYPWSVQASVDPVPIVGGSGSYFWDADGKRYLDFSSQLVNLNIGHQHPEMIAAIVAQAQRLATISPTVGNEARSELARLIVERAPGDLNRILFTTGGAEAIEHAVRLARSYTGRTKMLAAYRSYHGGTGTAIGLTGEPRRWGAEPTNVDVVRFFGPYPYRSPWGTSTPEEETAAALAHLRQVIELEGPQLIAGLILETVVGTNGVLVPPPGYLAGVRELCDEYGIVYIADEVMVGFGRVGEWFAVQAFGVAPDIITFAKGVNSGYVPLGGVLMAERIARRYDDTVYPGGLTYAGHPLACAAGVASIGIFEREGILDHVRTAGADVLGKGLHDLASRHPSVGEVRGLGFFWALDLVRDPATREPLVPFGAAGAAAAPMGAVTAAAKARGLWPFNAGNRFQIAPPLTTSADELRTGLEIVDEVLSVADGYVTG; encoded by the coding sequence GTGACCGATCACGTCTTCTATCCGTGGAGCGTGCAGGCGAGCGTCGACCCGGTGCCGATCGTCGGCGGCTCGGGCTCGTATTTCTGGGACGCCGACGGCAAGCGGTATCTCGACTTCTCCTCCCAGTTGGTGAATCTCAATATCGGACACCAGCATCCGGAGATGATCGCGGCCATCGTCGCGCAGGCGCAGCGGTTGGCCACCATCTCGCCGACGGTCGGCAACGAGGCGCGCAGCGAACTGGCCCGGCTCATCGTGGAACGCGCACCGGGCGACCTGAACCGCATCCTGTTCACCACCGGCGGCGCCGAGGCCATCGAGCATGCGGTGCGGCTGGCCCGCAGCTATACCGGACGCACGAAAATGCTTGCGGCATACCGGTCCTACCATGGCGGCACCGGCACCGCGATCGGCTTGACCGGTGAGCCGCGGCGCTGGGGCGCCGAGCCGACCAATGTCGACGTGGTCCGTTTCTTCGGTCCGTATCCGTACCGATCCCCTTGGGGCACAAGCACTCCCGAAGAGGAGACGGCGGCGGCGCTGGCGCACCTGCGTCAGGTGATCGAATTGGAGGGCCCGCAGCTCATCGCGGGCCTGATCCTGGAGACGGTGGTCGGCACCAACGGCGTGCTGGTTCCGCCGCCCGGCTACCTCGCGGGCGTGCGCGAACTGTGCGACGAATACGGCATCGTCTACATCGCCGACGAGGTGATGGTCGGATTCGGCCGGGTCGGCGAATGGTTCGCGGTGCAGGCCTTCGGCGTCGCACCCGACATCATCACCTTCGCCAAGGGCGTCAACTCCGGATATGTGCCGCTCGGCGGGGTGCTGATGGCCGAGCGGATCGCCCGGCGCTACGACGATACGGTCTACCCGGGCGGGCTCACCTACGCGGGACATCCGCTGGCCTGCGCGGCGGGCGTCGCGTCGATCGGCATCTTCGAACGCGAGGGCATCCTCGACCACGTTCGGACGGCAGGTGCGGATGTGCTCGGAAAAGGCTTGCACGACTTGGCATCTCGGCATCCGAGCGTCGGCGAGGTGCGCGGGCTCGGCTTCTTCTGGGCGCTGGACCTGGTGCGCGACCCGGCCACCAGGGAGCCGCTGGTGCCGTTCGGCGCCGCGGGTGCGGCGGCCGCCCCGATGGGCGCGGTCACCGCCGCCGCGAAGGCGCGCGGGCTGTGGCCGTTCAACGCGGGCAACCGATTCCAGATCGCCCCGCCGCTCACCACCTCCGCCGACGAGCTGCGTACCGGACTCGAAATCGTCGACGAGGTGCTTTCGGTGGCCGACGGATACGTCACGGGATGA
- a CDS encoding nitrilase-related carbon-nitrogen hydrolase, whose protein sequence is MAIVRAALVQTNWTGDKESMIKAHEDYARQAAAQGARVICFQELFYGPYFCQLQDAKFYDYAESVPGPTTERFAALAKELGLVMVLPVYEQEQPGLLYNTAAVIDADGSYLGKYRKHHIPHVSGFWEKFYFRPGNLGWPVFDTAVGRVGVYICYDRHFPEGWRALGLAGAEIVFNPSATSRGLSGYLWKLEQPASAVANEYYIGAINRVGIESDYGDDDFYGTSYFVDPEGKFVGEVGSDRDPELIVRDLDMDLIKTVRDRWAFYRDRRPDAYGPLVQP, encoded by the coding sequence ATGGCAATCGTGCGAGCCGCCCTAGTCCAGACAAACTGGACGGGCGACAAAGAGTCGATGATCAAGGCACACGAGGACTACGCGCGGCAGGCGGCCGCGCAGGGCGCCCGGGTGATCTGCTTTCAGGAGTTGTTCTACGGTCCGTACTTCTGCCAGCTACAGGACGCCAAGTTCTACGACTACGCCGAATCCGTACCCGGCCCGACGACGGAGCGTTTCGCCGCGCTGGCAAAGGAATTGGGCCTGGTGATGGTGCTGCCGGTGTACGAGCAGGAGCAGCCGGGCCTGCTGTACAACACCGCGGCGGTGATCGATGCCGACGGCAGCTACCTGGGCAAATACCGTAAACACCACATTCCGCACGTCAGCGGGTTCTGGGAGAAGTTCTACTTCCGTCCCGGCAATCTCGGCTGGCCGGTATTCGACACCGCCGTCGGCCGGGTCGGCGTCTACATCTGCTACGACCGGCATTTCCCGGAGGGCTGGCGCGCGCTGGGCCTGGCCGGCGCGGAAATCGTGTTCAATCCGTCGGCCACCTCGCGCGGACTGTCCGGATATCTGTGGAAGCTGGAACAGCCCGCATCGGCCGTCGCCAACGAGTACTATATCGGCGCGATCAACCGGGTCGGCATCGAGAGCGATTACGGTGACGACGATTTCTACGGCACCAGCTATTTCGTCGACCCCGAGGGCAAATTCGTCGGCGAGGTGGGTTCGGATCGCGATCCGGAACTGATCGTGCGCGATCTCGATATGGATCTGATCAAGACGGTGCGCGATCGGTGGGCCTTCTACCGTGACCGCCGCCCGGATGCCTACGGGCCGCTGGTACAGCCGTGA
- a CDS encoding ABC transporter permease has translation MRALPLKSVLPPLIFGVAALVLWQVVTVAAGVPSFLLPSPTAIAHEFADNFDRICAAARATGANALIGLLIGAVSGIAAAVLAVRFHVIDGLLTPLAAAAAAVPIVALAPLLNSMYSTTTDTPRRMVVTIVVFFPMFVSTARGLRQVPQVHTDLMTSYAAGGWQVTRTVRLPAALPHLFTGLRIAAPGAVIAAIIAEYFGGLQNGLGSRITSAAANTAYPRAWAYVVGAMIVGLLFLAAVLILEQLTRRPRTKLGLLDNPRRSK, from the coding sequence ATGAGGGCGCTGCCGCTGAAATCCGTACTGCCGCCACTGATTTTCGGTGTCGCGGCGCTGGTGCTGTGGCAGGTGGTGACGGTGGCGGCCGGAGTACCCTCGTTCCTGCTGCCGTCGCCGACGGCGATCGCGCACGAATTCGCGGACAATTTCGACCGGATCTGCGCGGCCGCGCGGGCCACCGGAGCGAATGCGTTGATCGGTCTGTTGATCGGCGCCGTTTCCGGCATCGCGGCGGCCGTGCTGGCGGTACGCTTCCACGTGATCGACGGCCTGCTCACCCCGCTGGCCGCCGCCGCGGCGGCCGTACCCATCGTCGCCCTTGCGCCCCTGTTGAATTCGATGTACTCCACCACCACCGATACCCCGCGGCGAATGGTCGTGACGATCGTCGTGTTCTTCCCGATGTTCGTCAGTACGGCCCGCGGTCTGCGCCAGGTGCCCCAGGTGCACACCGACCTGATGACCTCGTACGCGGCGGGCGGCTGGCAGGTCACCCGCACCGTGCGGCTGCCGGCCGCGCTGCCGCACCTGTTCACCGGGCTGCGGATCGCCGCGCCGGGCGCGGTGATCGCCGCGATCATCGCCGAATACTTCGGGGGTCTGCAGAACGGACTCGGCAGCCGCATCACCTCGGCGGCCGCCAACACCGCCTATCCCAGGGCCTGGGCATATGTGGTCGGCGCCATGATCGTCGGCCTGCTGTTCCTGGCCGCGGTCCTGATTCTGGAACAACTCACCCGCCGTCCCCGCACCAAGCTGGGCCTGCTCGACAATCCCCGGAGATCGAAATGA
- a CDS encoding ABC transporter substrate-binding protein — MTVATKRLRACLALAAVVAATLTGCSTTESGSTTTADGLTKVRLQLQWFKQGQFAGYLAAVEKGFYKEQGLSVEILDGGTDIVPQTVLAQGQADYAVAWVPKALASREAGAGITDVAQIFQRSGTKQVSFKGESITGPAALRGKTVGNWGYGNEFELFAGMTKAGLDPAKDVKLVQQQFDMNAFLSKDIAAAQAMSYNEYAQVLETKNPATGNLYSPSDFNLIDWNDQGVAMLQDAIWANTAKLGDSKYQDQTVKFIAASLKGWAYCRDHVDECRDITVKAGSTLGASHQQWQINEVNKLIWPSPNGIGMVDKAAWDRTVKIAKETKNQDGATVLRKDPDTGAYTNEYVTKALDLLKNSGIEVTGTGYQPIQVTLTEGGK, encoded by the coding sequence ATGACAGTTGCCACCAAGCGATTGCGCGCCTGCCTGGCGCTCGCCGCGGTGGTCGCGGCCACCCTCACCGGCTGCAGCACCACCGAAAGCGGTTCCACCACAACGGCCGACGGACTAACCAAGGTCCGCTTGCAGCTGCAGTGGTTCAAGCAGGGCCAGTTCGCCGGCTACCTGGCCGCGGTGGAGAAGGGGTTCTACAAGGAGCAGGGACTGTCGGTCGAAATCCTCGACGGCGGAACGGATATCGTGCCGCAGACGGTGCTGGCGCAGGGTCAGGCCGACTACGCCGTCGCCTGGGTGCCGAAGGCGCTGGCCTCGCGCGAGGCCGGGGCCGGGATCACCGATGTGGCGCAGATCTTCCAGCGTTCCGGCACCAAACAGGTGTCGTTCAAGGGGGAGAGCATCACCGGCCCGGCCGCGCTGCGCGGTAAGACCGTCGGAAACTGGGGCTACGGCAACGAATTCGAACTCTTCGCGGGGATGACCAAGGCGGGCCTCGACCCGGCCAAGGACGTGAAACTGGTGCAGCAGCAGTTCGATATGAACGCCTTCCTGTCCAAGGATATCGCCGCCGCCCAGGCCATGTCGTACAACGAGTACGCACAGGTGCTGGAGACCAAGAATCCGGCGACCGGAAACCTCTACAGCCCAAGCGATTTCAACCTCATCGACTGGAACGATCAGGGCGTCGCGATGCTGCAGGACGCGATCTGGGCGAACACCGCCAAGCTCGGCGACAGCAAATATCAGGACCAGACGGTGAAATTCATCGCGGCCTCGCTGAAGGGCTGGGCGTACTGCCGCGACCACGTCGACGAATGCCGCGACATCACCGTGAAGGCGGGCAGCACGCTGGGCGCCTCGCATCAGCAGTGGCAGATCAACGAGGTGAACAAGCTGATCTGGCCGTCCCCCAACGGAATCGGGATGGTCGACAAGGCGGCGTGGGATCGCACTGTGAAGATCGCCAAGGAGACGAAGAACCAGGACGGCGCGACGGTGTTGCGGAAGGATCCGGACACGGGCGCCTACACCAACGAGTACGTGACCAAGGCCTTGGACCTGCTGAAGAACAGTGGAATCGAGGTCACCGGAACGGGTTACCAGCCCATCCAGGTGACGCTGACGGAAGGCGGTAAATAA
- a CDS encoding Lrp/AsnC family transcriptional regulator has product MDELDSEIIGLLQADARQSNRELARRVGIAASTCLERVRTLTRRGVIRGYHAEIDPAALNRRVQAMVLVQVRPQSAAMIDSFQQAAAAFREVLSVFVLSGEHDFLLHVAVQDLDRLHGFLVDRLSKRREVAGFRSSVIFQQVHDTQPIPLEP; this is encoded by the coding sequence GTGGATGAACTTGATTCGGAAATCATCGGCCTACTCCAAGCAGATGCGCGGCAGTCGAATCGGGAGTTGGCCCGCCGGGTCGGCATCGCCGCATCGACCTGTCTCGAACGGGTGCGCACGCTGACCAGGCGCGGCGTGATCCGCGGTTATCACGCCGAGATCGATCCCGCCGCGCTGAATCGCCGGGTGCAGGCGATGGTGCTGGTGCAGGTGCGCCCGCAGAGCGCGGCCATGATCGATTCGTTCCAGCAGGCGGCGGCCGCGTTCCGCGAGGTGCTGAGCGTATTCGTGCTGTCGGGTGAGCACGATTTCCTGCTGCACGTCGCGGTGCAGGACCTGGACCGCCTGCACGGATTCCTGGTCGACCGGCTCAGCAAACGCCGCGAGGTGGCCGGTTTCCGCAGCTCGGTGATCTTCCAGCAGGTGCACGACACCCAGCCGATCCCGTTGGAACCCTAA
- a CDS encoding TIGR03842 family LLM class F420-dependent oxidoreductase, which translates to MDIGVVLQCTPPASRVVELARIAETHGFSHVWTFDSHLLWQEPYVIYSQILAATRKVVVGPMVTNPATRDWTVTASTFATLNDMFGNRTICGIGRGDSAVRTLGGKPTTIATLRESIRVIRELGNGRAARIGDTQVRFPWAGDSRLEVWVAGYGPRALDLTGEVADGFILQLADPDITAWTIARVRAAAERAGRDPGSVKICVAAPAYVTDGTAAALDHAREQCRWFGGMVGNHVADIVAKYGAGSEIPAALTEYIAGRQGYDYNQHGRAGNTHAEFVPDAIVDRFCLLGTPDDQLARLRELEKLGVDQFAVYLQHDAKTATLEAYGESVLPRLAPPVTATEAVG; encoded by the coding sequence ATGGATATCGGCGTGGTGCTGCAATGCACGCCGCCCGCCTCGCGGGTCGTCGAACTGGCCAGAATCGCCGAGACACACGGGTTTTCGCACGTGTGGACCTTCGATTCGCATCTGCTGTGGCAGGAGCCGTACGTCATCTACAGCCAGATCCTGGCCGCGACGCGCAAGGTCGTCGTCGGCCCCATGGTGACCAATCCGGCCACCAGGGACTGGACGGTGACGGCGTCCACCTTCGCCACGCTGAACGATATGTTCGGCAACCGGACGATCTGCGGGATCGGACGCGGTGATTCCGCGGTGCGCACGCTGGGCGGCAAGCCGACCACCATTGCGACATTGCGTGAATCGATAAGGGTGATAAGGGAATTGGGGAACGGTCGAGCCGCGCGCATCGGCGACACCCAGGTGCGGTTCCCCTGGGCGGGCGATTCCCGGCTCGAGGTGTGGGTGGCGGGCTACGGCCCGCGCGCACTCGACCTGACCGGCGAGGTGGCCGACGGGTTCATCCTGCAGCTGGCCGATCCCGACATCACCGCGTGGACCATCGCGCGGGTGCGGGCCGCCGCCGAGCGGGCCGGGCGCGACCCCGGATCGGTCAAGATCTGTGTCGCCGCACCGGCATACGTCACCGACGGGACGGCGGCCGCCCTGGACCACGCCAGGGAGCAGTGCCGGTGGTTCGGCGGTATGGTCGGCAATCACGTCGCCGATATCGTCGCGAAATACGGTGCGGGAAGCGAGATTCCGGCCGCGCTCACCGAGTACATCGCCGGGCGGCAAGGTTACGATTACAACCAGCACGGCCGGGCCGGGAATACGCACGCCGAATTCGTGCCGGACGCCATCGTGGACCGGTTCTGTCTGCTCGGCACGCCCGACGATCAGCTGGCGCGGCTGCGCGAGCTGGAGAAGCTGGGCGTGGACCAGTTCGCCGTCTACCTCCAGCACGACGCCAAAACGGCGACCCTGGAGGCGTACGGCGAATCGGTGCTGCCGCGGCTCGCGCCTCCGGTGACCGCGACGGAGGCGGTCGGGTGA
- a CDS encoding PLP-dependent aminotransferase family protein — protein MTIDPATDQHAPADGAQPAAGGSAASFLTDLEDRTPAGIAAAMSRRIRSGAIQPGTRLPTVREVARELRVSPATVNQAWRALAATGAIIARGRAGTFVGEPVATRISRPEGRYQRLHPPSDSAFRLDLSRGTPDARLLPDPSAALRALADAGTAGDLASNYLGDAVLPEFAAKLRADWPFRPETIAVLDGALDAVDRLLTAHVRLGDAVAVEDPCFPPFLDLLSRIGARPVPVRMDESGPLPADLAAAVTEYGVAALILQPRAQNPTGASLTARRVRDLAEILAPTGTLVIEDDHSTGIASAPLRSIGARLPGRTVHIRSYSKSHGADLRIAVAGGPARLLDPVVERRMLGPGWTSRLLQRLLLTMLDDQDAVRAVEHARAEYRRRSAELRRALARRGVQAPRADGINLWLPVAEENAAMISLAAAGIKVAPGGPFEVRDHPGSDHLRITVSPLGDHDFEWLATELAAATKALPTYRRIRRV, from the coding sequence GTGACAATCGACCCAGCGACCGATCAGCATGCGCCCGCGGACGGCGCGCAACCGGCCGCGGGCGGGTCCGCCGCGAGCTTTCTCACCGATCTGGAAGACCGAACCCCGGCCGGTATCGCGGCCGCGATGAGCCGCCGAATCCGTTCCGGCGCAATACAACCGGGCACTCGGCTGCCGACGGTGCGCGAGGTGGCCCGGGAACTGCGAGTCTCCCCCGCCACCGTCAACCAGGCCTGGCGGGCACTGGCCGCGACGGGCGCCATCATCGCGCGCGGCCGGGCGGGCACCTTCGTCGGCGAACCGGTGGCGACCCGGATTTCCCGGCCGGAGGGGCGCTATCAGCGGCTGCATCCGCCCTCCGACAGCGCCTTCCGGCTCGATCTTTCCCGGGGCACGCCCGACGCCCGGCTGCTGCCGGATCCGAGCGCGGCGCTGCGCGCGCTGGCCGACGCGGGGACGGCGGGCGATCTCGCGTCGAACTATCTCGGCGACGCGGTGCTGCCCGAATTCGCGGCGAAGCTGCGGGCGGACTGGCCGTTCCGGCCCGAGACCATCGCCGTACTCGACGGCGCGCTGGACGCCGTCGACCGCCTGCTCACCGCGCATGTCCGGCTCGGCGACGCGGTGGCCGTCGAGGATCCCTGTTTCCCACCGTTTCTCGATCTGCTGAGCCGGATAGGCGCCCGGCCCGTCCCGGTGCGAATGGACGAATCCGGTCCGCTACCCGCCGATCTCGCGGCCGCGGTCACCGAATACGGTGTCGCGGCGCTGATCCTGCAACCGCGCGCGCAGAACCCCACCGGGGCCTCGCTCACCGCACGCCGGGTCCGCGATCTCGCCGAAATCCTCGCGCCTACCGGAACTCTCGTGATCGAGGACGATCACTCCACCGGAATCGCCTCGGCCCCACTGCGTTCGATCGGCGCACGGCTGCCCGGCCGAACCGTGCACATCCGTTCCTACTCCAAATCGCATGGCGCCGATCTGCGGATCGCCGTCGCGGGCGGACCGGCGCGGCTGCTCGATCCGGTCGTCGAACGCCGCATGCTCGGACCGGGCTGGACCTCTCGCCTGTTGCAGCGCCTGCTGCTCACCATGCTCGACGATCAGGACGCCGTCCGCGCCGTCGAGCACGCGCGGGCCGAATACCGCAGGCGCTCAGCCGAATTGCGCCGCGCCCTGGCCCGGCGCGGGGTGCAGGCGCCGCGCGCCGACGGCATCAACCTGTGGCTGCCGGTGGCCGAGGAGAACGCCGCGATGATCTCGCTGGCCGCCGCCGGGATCAAGGTCGCGCCGGGCGGCCCGTTCGAGGTGCGCGACCATCCGGGCTCGGATCACCTGCGGATCACCGTCTCCCCACTCGGCGACCACGACTTCGAGTGGCTGGCAACCGAACTCGCCGCCGCCACCAAGGCGCTGCCCACCTACCGGCGGATCCGCCGAGTTTAG